The window CGGCCTTGGCTGCCCTCGCCATCGCGGCGGGCGTCGGGATCGCGCTCGAGGCGATGGGGGCGATGGGGGCCACGGTCGCGATCACACGGGGCGAGACCGTCGCCGTCACGCAGGCCCTCGGCGCGATGGTCGCCGCCGGAGGGCTCACCGCCGCCATGGGCCTCGTGGGGATCAGCGTCATCGCGGCGGGCGTGGTGATCAGCCTCGTCGCGCTCGGGATCACGGCCACGGTGGTCGTGCCCGCGATGGCGCGCGCGTTGACGCAGTCGCATCCGCTGACCCGGGCGTCGGTGGGCACCGGGGAACAAACCGACGACATGCATCAGGCGATGGCGCAGGCCGCGAACCCGATGGGCCTCCTGACCCTGTCGATCGCCCTCGATGCGCCGGGGCTGCCGTCGTCGGTGACCATCGGCGGGCGCGGCCTCGACCTCGACGATCCCACGCTCGACGCGGGGGGGCCGTCCAGCGTGGCGCCGTCGCTCTCGCTGGATGTGAGTCTGAGTCCCGTGGCCAGCCCGAATCCCGTCGCGTCGGACTTGGTCGATGTCCCGGGGGCGATGCCCGATCCGGGCGACATCACGGCGGAGCCCGGTCTCGATGGGCTCGGCGAGGTAGGGCTCATGCTGGCGTGGGATCCCGGCCTGGGTCCGGCGGGCCGCGTGCCCACGCTCCCGAGCCTGCTCCTGCTAGGCCTCGGTCTCGGCCTCTGGCGCGCGCATCGGCGCGGGGCATGAGCCTCGACCTCCTCCGGCTCCCCCTCGCGGTGCTCCTCGCCGCCGCGCTCGTGGCGGTGGGCGGCGGCTTCCTCGTCCGCCTCGTGGTGGCGCGGCGCCAGCTCATGATCGACCCCGAGCGGCTCCGGCGCTGGCAGCGTCGGCTCCGCGCCCTCCGGTGGGGGACGTGGCTCCTCTTGGCGGGCAGTCTCGTCGCGGTAGTCGCTGCGTGGCCGCGCGCCGCGCTCTGGGCCGCCCTCGCCTTCGTCGTCGTGAGCCTCCTGCTCCACCGCGCCCTCGCCATCGTGCAGGTCTGGCTCGAGCAAGCCGAGGGCGGGCGATCCGCGCTGATCTAACCCCGCGCGGGCGGGGGGGCGTGGCCGGGGCCGACGAAAATCTTTCGTCCCTCGCCCTGCGGGCCCTGACAATGGCCCCGGCCATGGCCCGCCGAAAATTCCTTGAGCAGATGAAGGCCGCGCGGGGGCGGGCGCTCGATGCGGCGCTGACGGCGAGCCGGGGGGACGTGGCGCGCGCGGCGGCCGCGCTGGGCGTGACGCGGCAATATGTCTACTTGATCCTGCGTACCGAGTTCCCGCCGGGGGCGCTCGCCCGGTATCAGCGGAAGAAGGGTCACCGGAAGGGCTAGGGGGGACTCAGGAGGCCCGCCGCGACCGCCGCGCGGCACGCCGGGAGGCCCGCTGGGAGGCGCTGGGCGGCCCTAGGGGCAGGGTTCGCGAGCGAGGTGGCACCCTAGCCAGGGGACGGCCCGGCGTGGGCCGGAGCGCCTGAATCTCGCCCGTCAGGGCCGCCTGTGACAGATAGTGGCTGACGAGCTGGACCAAGAGGGGCACCGGGAGTTCCACCGTGGCCGCGAGTTGGCCCGTCCGATAGACCCGCAGAACATGGTGCGGCTGCAAGAAAACCTGCCATCGATCCATCTGGACTTGCAAGGCCAGCACGTCGTGGTGCCCCCCGGGGGTGCGGCATCGTCACGCGCCTCCCCAGGAGGGCTGCAAGGCCTGGACCCAGGCCCAGAGCCAGCTTCTGATAAGAGGTAGCACTTCCAGCAGGTTAGCCAGCCGTTCGGTTCCACCATTCGTGGAACCCCCGCCGATGGGCCGGGCGTACTTCTTGGGCTTGAGCGTGGCCGTCTCGCCGAACACCAAATAGCCGGGCGTCACGCCGAGATCGCCGCAAAGCCGGGAGAGGTAGGGCTCGGCCGGCGTGACGTTCTTGTTGGCCCAGCGGTAGAAGTACCGGCCATCATAGCCGCGCTCGCGGATGAAGCGCCCCAGGTCCGGGGTCCCCTCGGGCGTCCGAAACCCCAGCGCCAGCAGGCGTTTCTTGATCCGGTTCCCGATCCCGTCATGGTGGGGGTAGCGCATCGTGGCCTCCTGTCACTTTTTCCTTGACATTGTTTGAGTGACACGCTATGGTGAACTCACTGTGAGAGACACCTTACCACGACTCAAGCGGCGCATGAAGCGGTATGGCGTCACCCAGGACCGCGTGGCGGCGATGGCGGGCGTCCACCGCACGATGGTCAATAAGGTCGTGAATGGACGGGCGAAGTCGCGGAAGGTGCTGAATACGATCACCGTGCTCATCAGCGCCACGCGCCAGCTCGAAGAGGGCCCGGCAGCATGAGGGAGGACCTCATCGCGGCGGGCATGACCGTCCTCGCCGTCATGGTCTGGGCGGTGGCCGTCACGC is drawn from Candidatus Methylomirabilota bacterium and contains these coding sequences:
- a CDS encoding helix-turn-helix transcriptional regulator yields the protein MKRYGVTQDRVAAMAGVHRTMVNKVVNGRAKSRKVLNTITVLISATRQLEEGPAA